Proteins co-encoded in one Paenibacillus sp. genomic window:
- a CDS encoding tyrosine-type recombinase/integrase: protein MMENLGKEINSFLSFVKVGPASKSTYNKYLSIFVAHLEEQTGQNKHEINLSKFYIHKDSVGRFLGHLPIDADFLDEYFYANRNQSYHWLRSMRSALGSFFKHLYKTHNFPNPVRQMDFKVSDYARRSANRRKPFTRHEILRLLHSIVTHSENLRRDLLLLTTLISTGCRPGEILDLRVGQIRLNDYIFLDKTKTKVQRMVPLRKGIGELLDLYCKQQMLKEGDFVFRNEKGSKFTNAELNNLLKKFLTLANVEPRGAHCFRHSFATHMYEAGSELPVIQQLLGHVNSMTTENYVHPNYVRNFGMRVPENEELYSNILSDLTEFLKG from the coding sequence ATGATGGAAAACTTGGGTAAGGAGATAAACTCCTTTCTCAGTTTTGTAAAGGTCGGTCCAGCTTCAAAATCCACGTATAACAAATATCTTTCCATCTTTGTCGCGCACCTAGAAGAGCAAACCGGTCAAAACAAGCATGAAATAAATCTCAGTAAGTTTTATATTCACAAGGACAGTGTTGGAAGGTTTCTTGGTCACTTGCCGATTGATGCTGATTTTCTGGATGAATATTTTTATGCAAATCGTAACCAAAGCTATCACTGGTTAAGATCAATGAGAAGCGCTCTCGGCAGCTTCTTCAAGCACCTTTACAAGACACATAATTTCCCCAATCCTGTTCGGCAAATGGATTTCAAGGTTTCGGACTACGCACGTCGTTCGGCCAATAGACGTAAGCCTTTTACTCGCCACGAAATTCTTAGATTGCTGCACAGCATTGTCACTCACAGTGAAAACCTCAGAAGGGATTTACTATTGTTAACAACCCTCATTTCTACTGGCTGCAGGCCCGGGGAAATTCTTGATTTGCGTGTCGGACAAATACGACTCAACGACTATATTTTTTTAGACAAAACGAAAACAAAAGTTCAACGAATGGTACCTCTTAGAAAGGGGATTGGAGAGTTATTAGACCTGTATTGTAAACAACAAATGCTCAAGGAGGGTGATTTTGTATTCAGGAATGAAAAAGGCAGTAAATTCACAAACGCCGAGTTAAACAATCTACTTAAGAAGTTTCTGACCCTGGCAAACGTTGAACCGCGAGGTGCGCACTGCTTTCGACATTCCTTTGCCACACATATGTATGAAGCTGGTTCGGAACTGCCGGTCATCCAACAGTTGTTAGGACACGTTAACTCAATGACAACAGAAAACTACGTTCACCCGAATTATGTCCGCAACTTCGGTATGAGAGTACCGGAGAATGAAGAATTATATAGTAACATTCTAAGTGATTTAACCGAATTTCTTAAAGGGTGA
- a CDS encoding site-specific integrase, translated as MSIEKRSKYDAKEVAKAFNIPLKKLLELIPGNGPEYMDGFELLVTEAIDRYLTSLRNTSKSPHTKKRHSYFLGRFKDFIERKHPHLRINELNEILLQEFFSGCTGRLESELSPGTRNNYTSIIRSLLTFLYKNNLSEKRYSDKFGWDTPPLLPRYLEKEQLLKVYELALKKVHGYRCHAMLCFLAISGCRVSELSSMRICDFNVEKNYIYIHKGKGGKSRYIPMYPKLKKVILDYLSLTGVPRWEPHLTGYLFSRDFGTERKTKISIRSIQNMCKTIFDKLGYRGLTVHSFRHTFAVRCLLAKMPIHNLSMIMGHTNINTTYIYVQLLPHDLQQEVMSKYPFAFEDLISQVLRWEDVYDGKLG; from the coding sequence ATGAGCATTGAAAAACGATCTAAATATGATGCAAAAGAAGTAGCTAAAGCGTTTAACATACCGCTTAAAAAGCTTTTGGAATTGATTCCGGGCAATGGTCCTGAATACATGGATGGCTTTGAACTACTGGTTACCGAAGCAATCGATCGTTATCTTACCTCGTTGAGAAATACATCGAAATCACCACACACAAAGAAACGTCATTCCTATTTTTTAGGACGTTTTAAGGATTTCATTGAAAGAAAACATCCCCATCTTCGAATAAACGAATTAAACGAAATACTATTGCAGGAATTTTTCTCAGGATGCACTGGTAGATTGGAGTCCGAACTGTCTCCCGGTACTCGAAATAACTACACTAGCATCATTCGGTCGCTGTTGACCTTTCTCTATAAGAATAATTTATCCGAGAAACGTTATTCGGATAAATTCGGTTGGGACACCCCCCCTCTCCTCCCTCGTTATCTGGAGAAAGAGCAGCTCTTAAAGGTATATGAACTGGCCCTCAAGAAAGTCCATGGTTATCGATGTCATGCAATGCTGTGTTTCCTTGCAATATCAGGTTGCCGAGTCAGTGAATTGAGTTCAATGCGCATATGCGATTTCAACGTCGAAAAGAACTATATTTATATCCACAAGGGCAAGGGAGGCAAAAGTCGTTATATCCCAATGTATCCCAAGTTAAAAAAAGTTATCCTTGACTACTTGTCTTTAACCGGTGTTCCCCGATGGGAGCCCCACTTAACTGGCTACTTATTTAGCCGGGATTTTGGCACCGAGCGCAAAACGAAAATCTCTATAAGAAGTATTCAAAACATGTGCAAAACCATCTTCGACAAGTTGGGATACAGGGGGCTTACTGTCCACTCCTTCCGTCATACGTTTGCGGTGAGATGCTTGTTAGCAAAGATGCCAATTCACAATTTAAGTATGATTATGGGACACACCAACATTAATACGACCTATATATACGTCCAGTTGTTGCCCCATGATCTCCAACAAGAAGTCATGTCAAAGTATCCGTTTGCCTTTGAGGATTTGATTTCCCAAGTACTGCGATGGGAGGATGTTTATGATGGAAAACTTGGGTAA